A genomic region of Gossypium hirsutum isolate 1008001.06 chromosome D01, Gossypium_hirsutum_v2.1, whole genome shotgun sequence contains the following coding sequences:
- the LOC107928819 gene encoding chaperone protein dnaJ C76, chloroplastic, with translation MPAIFLPLYTPSTSIINNTLTSKPNSKNLPYHHHRRRQSLACKASADSPSSILNFDLYDLLGIESSSDQSQIKTAYRALQKRCHPDIAGPTGHDMAIILNEAYSVLSDPGSRLAYDKEQAKMAELKGYTGKPLYSVWLGSESEQRAVFVDEIKCVGCLKCALFAEKTFAIESVYGRARVIGQWADPEHKILEAIEACPVDCISMVERSDLAALEFLMSKQPRGNVRVGVGNTVGARVSNIFVEVKKFQTRYFDAMDKGSNKESKEADRRREARMSAIHAIKSISRWWYWQSPNSGTPSAKSELSLTHISRKSSEPNINKIRDAAAARKQVRESSKTTRSRAPSSYLYDDEYWIPSRHALPASVENNSSSRVAPKPPKTNPRNETDNLHYGKDRRTRNSIEWGIPTVAAMVAAVIVRLQVGDRVAGEITEHVGGSLALTMVNSSWSQVILAGITWYLIASTIVELIETIRNR, from the exons ATGCCTGCAATATTTTTACCTTTGTACACACCTTCAACTTCAATCATAAACAATACCTTAACTTCGAAACCAAATTCTAAGAATTTGCCTtatcatcatcatcgtcgtcgtcAATCTTTAGCATGTAAGGCTTCGGCCGATTCTCCTTCTTCGATACTCAATTTCGATCTCTACGATCTTTTGGGAATAGAAAGCTCGTCGGATCAATCACAGATCAAAACGGCTTACCGTGCCTTGCAAAAGCGGTGCCATCCTGATATTGCTGGACCAACGGGTCATGATATGGCTATTATACTCAATGAAGCTTATTCGGTTTTGTCTGATCCTGGTTCTCGTTTGGCTTATGACAAG GAACAAGCAAAGATGGCAGAGCTTAAGGGCTATACAGGGAAGCCATTATATTCAGTGTGGCTTGGTTCTGAAAGTGAACAACGAGCAGTGTTTGTTGATGAAATCAAGTGTGTTGGTTGCTTAAAATGTGCTTTGTTTGCCGAAAAAACGTTCGCTATCGAATCCGTGTACGGAAGAGCTCGAGTCATCGGTCAATGGGCTGATCCCGAACACAAAATCCtagaagccattgaagcttgtCCTGTTGATTGCATTTC AATGGTGGAGAGATCAGATCTTGCGGCATTGGAGTTTTTAATGTCGAAGCAACCTCGAGGAAATGTTCGAGTTGGTGTCGGGAATACGGTGGGCGCTCGTGTCTCGAACATATTTGTCGAAGTAAAGAAGTTTCAAACCAGATATTTTGATGCCATGGACAAAGGTTCTAACAAAGAATCCAAG GAGGCTGACCGTCGTCGAGAAGCAAGGATGTCGGCAATTCATGCGATAAAATCGATTTCAAGATGGTGGTATTGGCAATCACCTAATAGCGGTACACCATCGGCCAAGTCTGAACTAAGCTTGACACACATTTCCCGAAAATCATCTGAACCAAACATTAACAAGATCCGTGATGCCGCTGCTGCTAGAAAACAAGTAAGGGAGAGTTCAAAAACGACCAGATCTCGAGCCCCGTCGAGTTATTTGTACGATGACGAGTATTGGATCCCATCAAGACATGCTCTTCCAGCTTCGGTAGAAAACAACTCAAGCTCTAGAGTTGCACCAAAGCCTCCAAAAACTAACCCGAGGAACGAAACGGACAACCTACATTACGGAAAAGATAGAAGGACAAGGAACTCGATAGAATGGGGAATCCCAACGGTGGCTGCAATGGTGGCTGCTGTTATAGTTCGACTACAAGTCGGGGACAGAGTGGCCGGTGAAATAACCGAACACGTTGGTGGCTCGCTGGCACTAACAATGGTTAATAGCTCATGGTCCCAAGTTATTTTAGCAGGGATTACATGGTACTTGATTGCGTCAACCATAGTGGAACTAATAGAAACAATAAGAAATAGATAA